The Vagococcus penaei genome includes the window GCTAAATTAACCTCAGCAGATGGCGCGAATTATCAAGAAAAGATTAACACACTAGGTAAACTAGCGTCAGACGGGCGTAAAGCCTTAGAATCAAATAAACCTATTTTGTTAGGTAAATTAATGACAAAAGTTCATACTCTTTTAACTGAATTAGACGTCTCAAATGATGCTTTAAATCGACTTGTTACAACAGCCTTAAATGAAGGTGCTTTAGGAGCAAAACTAACTGGTGGCGGTCGTGGCGGATGTATGATAGCATTAGCTAGTAATCAATCTGATGCCTTAAATATTGCCGCTGCTTTAGAGGCAGCAGGCGCAAAAAATACCTGGCTATACCAAATGAATGGAGATACACATGAGTAAAGTAGGAATCACTCGAGCACATACAAATATTGCCTTAATTAAATACTGGGGAAAACGTAATAATGAGCTGTTTTTACCTATGAATAGTAGTCTATCACTAACACTGGATGCTTTTTATACAGAGACAAAGGTGACCCTTGATGACTCATTAGATCGTGATTATTTTATTCTTGATAATCAGGAACAAAGTTTAGAAGAAACCCAAAAAATTACGAAATTTTTAAATTTATTCCGGAAAGAGACACAATTGACGACATACGCACGTGTTGAGAGTCATAATCATGTTCCGACTGCTGCTGGTTTAGCCTCTTCGGCTTCAGCTTTTGCCGCTTTAGCTGGTGCAATGAACCAAGCAACTGGTCTCAACTTATCTCACCAAGAGTTATCTACCTATGCCCGACGTGGTAGCGGTAGTGCGACCCGTAGTATTTTTGGTGGTTTTGTTGAGTGGACGATGGGCTATGGTGATGATTCAGCATCAAGCTATGCAATACCTGTTGACCCTGCAGATTGGAATATTGGCATGCTTGTCATTGCTGTTAATAAACAAAAAAAGAAAGTGTCTAGTCGTATCGGTATGAAACGCACTGTCGAAACCTCACCTTTCTATCCCGCTTGGGTTGAAAGTGCCAAAACAGATTTAGTAGATTTAAAACAGGCAATTCACGCACGTGATTTTATCCGTTTAGGTGAAATTACTGAGTCGAACGGGATGAAAATGCATGGTACAATGCTTGGTGCCGTACCACCGATTTCTTACTGGGAACCAGATAGTGTGAAAGCCATCCAAAAAGTTAAAGATATTCGTGACATGGGTATTCCTTGTTATGTTACAATGGATGCTGGTCCAAACGTGAAGGTATTATGCCGTCAGTCTGACATGGCAACAATCCATAAATTATTATTAAACGATTTCAAAGCTGACCAATTAATTAGTTCAACTGTAGGTTCGGGTATAACCAACCTGACTGAAGCTGATTGGTTACGCTAAAGGAGGAAATAGAATTGATACAAGCAAGTGCTCCTGGAAAGCTCTATATTGCCGGTGAATATGCTGTACTAGAGCCTGGACATCCAGCCTTAATCGTAGCGCTCGATCAGTTTATTACGGTCACTTTAAAAGAAGCAAAAAAACAGGGAAGTATTTGTTCGAGCTATTCAAATGGAATTTCCATTCCTTGGACACGAAAAAACGGGAAATTCTGTATTGACGAGCGCGAAAATCCTTTTTCATATATCACAAAATCAGTTAGTATTGTCGAACAGTATTTACAAGAATTAAACTACGACTTAAAATACTTTGACTTAACCGTTGAAAGTGAACTAGATAATAAAGATGGCCGTAAATACGGTCTAGGCTCAAGTGGTGCCGTTACAATTGCGACTATTAAGGCCATGTTGACCTTTTATAATATCCAATATACTGCTGAATTGTTGTATAAATTAGCAGCCATAACGCATCTATCACTTAATAGCAATGGCTCTTTTGGTGATTTAGCTGCCAGTTCATACGAAGGTTGGGTTGCTTACTCATGTTTTAATCGTGAATGGGCACTTGACTATATGACACACAATAATTTTTCAATTAGTCAGATGGTCACTGAAAAATGGCCACAGTTAATGATTCAACAATTATCTGCTCCAAAAGATTTACGTTTATTAATTGGTTGGACTGGCTCCCCTGCCTCGACAACTTTTTTAGTTGATCAAATCAATGATGAACAAAATGACATGAACGGTTTTTACAAACAATTCTTAATCGATAGTCGTGCCTGCGTTAATCAGTTGATTCAGGCTTTTAAAGACGATAATATTCCGATGATTCAAGAATGCATTCGCTCGAATCGTGAGTTACTACAATCACTTGCAAAAATTAGTGGTGTCGACATTGAAACGCAAGCACTCACTGATTTATGTACCAGTGCTGAAAAAGCT containing:
- the mvaD gene encoding diphosphomevalonate decarboxylase, whose product is MSKVGITRAHTNIALIKYWGKRNNELFLPMNSSLSLTLDAFYTETKVTLDDSLDRDYFILDNQEQSLEETQKITKFLNLFRKETQLTTYARVESHNHVPTAAGLASSASAFAALAGAMNQATGLNLSHQELSTYARRGSGSATRSIFGGFVEWTMGYGDDSASSYAIPVDPADWNIGMLVIAVNKQKKKVSSRIGMKRTVETSPFYPAWVESAKTDLVDLKQAIHARDFIRLGEITESNGMKMHGTMLGAVPPISYWEPDSVKAIQKVKDIRDMGIPCYVTMDAGPNVKVLCRQSDMATIHKLLLNDFKADQLISSTVGSGITNLTEADWLR
- a CDS encoding phosphomevalonate kinase gives rise to the protein MIQASAPGKLYIAGEYAVLEPGHPALIVALDQFITVTLKEAKKQGSICSSYSNGISIPWTRKNGKFCIDERENPFSYITKSVSIVEQYLQELNYDLKYFDLTVESELDNKDGRKYGLGSSGAVTIATIKAMLTFYNIQYTAELLYKLAAITHLSLNSNGSFGDLAASSYEGWVAYSCFNREWALDYMTHNNFSISQMVTEKWPQLMIQQLSAPKDLRLLIGWTGSPASTTFLVDQINDEQNDMNGFYKQFLIDSRACVNQLIQAFKDDNIPMIQECIRSNRELLQSLAKISGVDIETQALTDLCTSAEKANGAAKSSGAGGGDCGIVLFNQQDEILPMINEWRQHDIVNLPLQVYRNKNTNHQPIIWEEEA